AAGACAGGATGCACTCTACTGTGAGCTGGTAGCTCAAGTCGATAAGCCACAGCCCCAATCTTTGCTACAATAGGATAGGGTCCATAATACCTAGGACTcaatttttcattcattttcttGGCCAAAGACCTCCTTCTATAAGGTTGTAACTTGAGAAAAACCTCATCACCAATTTGATAATCCACATCCCTCCTCTTCTTATTTGCACATGTCCTCATCATGTCCTGAGATTTTAAAAGATTAGCTCTCAGATCTGATAGCAATTCATCCCTCCCCACCTGCAAATCATTTACTGCAGCTATCTTGGAAGGAATTGTAGTCCCTTGAAGAAGCACAGGTGGTTCCCTACCATAAAGAGCTTGAAAAGGAGACATTTTGGCAGATCGGTTGTAATTGCTGTTGAACCAAAACTCTGCCCAAGGAAGACAAGTAACCCATTTCCTTGGCCTGGATCCAGTAAGGCATCTCAGATAAACTTCAAGGCATCTATTGACCACCTCAGTCTGGCCATCAGTTTGAGGATGGTAGGCTGAGCTAAACTTAAGTTGTGTGCCTGACACTCGGAACAGTTCCTTCCAAAAACTACTGAGAAATAAAGAGTCTCGATCTGAGACTATGGTTGTTGGGAACCCATGAAGTCTCACTACCTCATGAAGAAATAAAGCTGCCACTTCAGGAGCTGTAAAAGGGTGCCTTAAGGGAATAAAATGAGCATATTTTGTCAGCCTATCCACCACCACTAAGATTGTATCCTTGCCATTAGATTTAGGCAAACCACCAATAAAGTCCATGGACACATCTGTCCAAACCTGAGTAGGCACAGGTAATGGCTGAAGCAGCCCTGCAGGGGAGAGATTGTCAAATTTGTTTCTTTGACATGTGTCACATTCTGCCACAAAATCTCTTATGTCACTCTTCATCCCTTCCCAATACACCACTGCAGCCAACCTTCTATAGGTTCTAAAGAACCCTGAATGTCCTCCCAACAAAGAAGCATGAAACTCTTTGCAAAGAATTGGAATCCTATAAGATTGCTTGGACAGAACCAACTTTCCTTTATAAAACAACCTGTGATCCTTCAAAGTATACCCTTTATGAGCCTAAGGATCCACAATCAGATCTTGTACAATGGCCTGTAGCTTGGGATCTTGCAACATCTCAGTTTGCCACTCCTCAAAGTCATTCACCTTAAGAACTGACAATGCACAATATGAGCTTCTCCTGGACATGGCATCAGCAGCTGAATTGTCCTTCCCAGGCTTATATTGTATCTCAAAGTCATAACCTGAGAGTTTGGAAATCCATTTGAACTGCCCCTCTCCCACAACCTGTTGCTCAGTAAGGAACTTCAAACTCTTTTGATCTGTTCGAATTATGAAATGCCTTCCTAAGAGATAATGCCGCCACCTTTGGACAGCTCTGACCACTGCCATTAACTCTCTTTCATAAACTGATTTAGCTTGACTTCTATCTGAGAGTGTAGCACTCCAGAAAGCCAGAGGCTTCCCTTCCTGAGTCAAAACTGCTCCTAGACCCGTACCTGAAGCATCTGTTTCCAGAACAAAGACCTTGGAAAAATCTGGAACAGCCAAAGTAGGTATCTCTGTCAAAGTGTGCTTAAGAGCTTCAAAAGCCTGTTGGGGACTAGGTCCCCACTGAAAACTATCTTTTTTCAGTAGCTGTGTCAAAGGCCTAGCTATCTTGCCATAATCCTTGACAAACCTTCTATAGTATCCAGTAAGACCTAGAAATCCCCTTAAGCTCTTCAAGTCTTTAGGGACTGGCCACAACCACATAGCTTCCAATTTCTTTGGATCAGCTGCCACAGTTCCAGCAGATAACACATGTCCTAGATATTCAATCTGGCCCCTTCCAAACACACTCTTCTTACCATTGATTTTAAGATCATGTTGGTCCATCAATTGCAGAACTTGTGTCAAGTGAACAACATGTTCCTCCATCGTCAAACtgtaaatcaaaatatcatcaaaaaaaACTAGAGCACACTTTCTCAAAACTGGTCTCAGCACCTCATTCATCAGAGACTGAAAAGTGGAAGGAGCATTGGTGAGGCCAAAGGGCATCACCAAAAACTCATAGTGGCCCTCATGGGTCCTGAATGCTGTCTTTTCCACATCCTCTGCCTTCATCATAATTTGATGATATCCTGATTTCAGATCAATTTTGGAAAACACTCTAGCTGGACCAATCTCATCTAAGAGTTCATCAATGACTGGAATAGGAAATTTATTAGGGACTGTGATTTTGTTCAAAGCCCTATAGTCTACACAAAATCTCCAGCTACCATCTTTCTTCCTAACCAAAATCACTGGACTTGAATATGGACTAATACTAGGTCTAATGATTCCAGCATTGAGCATTTCAGCCActaacttttctatttcatttttttggtaATGGGGATACCTGTAAGGCCGAATGTTGGGAATGGATGCACCTTCTTTCAGATGAATGGCATGGTCATGTCTTCTCTGAGGGGGCAATTCAGTAGGTGCTGCAAACAGTGCTGGAAAATCTGACAAAACTGCCTTCAACAACTCTGGAGTTTCCTCTGCTTTAGCCACCTCTTTTTCTAACATTTGATATTGAAGCACATATCCCTCTCCCTGCTGTTGAATGGCTTTAACCAATGCATTCATGGAAGCTCTCTTCTTCAGCAACTCAGGCTCCCCTTTGAGGACTACCTTTTTATTTCCCAGTTTGAACTTCAAGGTCAGCTCTTCAAAATTGGCTTTGATGTCCCCCAATCCTGCTAGCCATTCTAGACCAAGCACAACATCCACTCCTCTTAATCCAAACAAAAAGAAATCTTGAGTTACCACAAATCCTTGAATCTGCACACTGAGATTCTTACACACCCCCTTGCTTTTCACTACATGTCCATCCCCTACTTCTACTGTGTAAGCTGGAGTTTCTGTAATCTGTAACTCCATTTCTCTTGCCAAGGACTGAGAAATGAAATTATGTGTTGCTCCACAATCTACCAGCACCACTATGGCAGTTCCTTTCAATTTTCCCCAAACCTTGAGAGATTTCCTTGAAGAAATTCCCTGTATACTGTTTAGTGACAAGTGCTTTAACTCCATAGCTTCCTCAATTTCTTCAGTTGAGAGGCTCTAGTGTCtcaatctcttcttcctcaccaTCATCCCTCAGCAACATTACCCTGAATTGCTTATTCTTACAGATATGGTTTGGTCCAAACTTTTCATCACATCTGAAACACTCCCCCTTTCTCAACTTTTCCTTCATCTCTTCCCCAGTGAGTTTTCTGTAAACTCCTCCCCTGGCTGGCTTACCTCCTACTCTCTCATTAACACTACCACTAGATGATTGCACTGTGCCCTGAGTTACACTACCACTACCACTTTTCTGTCCAGTATCAATTTGCACAGATTTCTGAAAAGTTGTGGATCTAAAAGGTGGTTTGAAAGAGGAATTATACCTGCTAGTACTGCCAATTCCAGCCTTGCTCACAGCCAGGTTCTTCTGTTCCACCATCAAGGCTTTCTTGACCATGATTGTTAGGGATTTGGGCTCATAGAGCTTGATTTCTGCTGCAATTTCCTCCTTGAGTCCATTAACAAAGATATCCATGTAATGCTCTTCATCAATTCCCTTGAGCATTCCTGCAAATCTCTCAAATTGTCCTACAAACTCTTCAACACTACCTTCTTGCTTCAAGGCCAGCAAAGCCGCAAATGGACTAGCATTCGAGGTGAGTTGAAATCGTTCCAGCATGGCTTCCTTGAACTTGGTCCAAGTAGTCACCTGGTTGCAGGTTTCCCACCATTGGTACCAGCTCAATGCCTTTCCATCCAAGGCCACCATAATCGCTTGTACCTTCTCTTCCTCAGTCGCTCCCTTCAGTCGGAAGTAGCGTTCCAATTTCTGAATCCAACTGTACGCATCTTCTTCACCCTGGAAAACTGGAATGTCAAGCTTCCTCCAACGCTCTGTTTGTGCATTTGCAGTGCGCTGAAGATTCTCTCGCGCATCAGCTTCGTCTCTTACGCTTCCCGGTTGTCCTCCGTTCACGGTGCGCTCCTCCTCCATTCGTCGGCGTTCTTGCTCGCCGTCGCTGTCGCCGTGCTCGCCGGCTCGCCGGCGCGTCATCGTCGCGACAATCGCTTCCAGATTGCGAAACCTCTGCTCCACGCGTTCATGCTCGATCGCACGCTCTCTCCGTTCTTCGTCGCGAATCCTCCTGTCTTCTTCGCGATTCCTGCGTTCTTCCTCGCGATCGCGATTCAGAACCTCAATGAATCTCTCAATCGCTTCCACTCTGGCTTCCATTCTGCTCGCTACCATAGACAAATCGATACCACAGCTCCTGgatggagctctgataccaattgatgaaCTCACAGAAATGCTACTGGTTTATTGAAGAAAACAGAGACTCAATCCTCAAGTACTGAGGTTGAATTCTCAGGAATTACACAGGAGAATCAATGAACACTAACAAGAACCCTAGCCTCTGGAATTCGAGATCTAGAATCTCCCAAATCCTAACCAACTGAATAACTACCTGTAACTTCCCCCTTTCCCTTATTTATACTATTCAGTAGCTCTAACAGAATCACAACTATTAACAGAATTAGCCAGCTGTACTCTAACAGAAACAACTAACCATGCCAGCTGTTTATTAACAGATCAACTAACAATAACAGTCACACTAAGTTGTGACTTTCCTCTTGTTTCTTCTCTCATACACCTTCTTAATTGAAGGTCTATGCTCATCAGTCCCATACTCAAATTCTAAACCTTTTGTTATCAAGTTTACAAAGTCAATGATGTTCAGTTCCAATAAGCTGTAAGTGACACGAGAGTAAAACAGATCTGTTGAAACTTCATTGTGTGACAAAGCAGTCAAATTGTTAAAACAGTAAGGCAAGGCCCCAGAAATATTGTTTCCAGAGACATCCAATACCTGAAGAGCTGAAAGATGACACAAACTCAATGGTATGCTACCATATAACTCACTGGTTCTCATGCGGAGAACAACAAGCTTTGTCAAGGTTCCCCCTAACCAATTTGGTATTTCTGCAGAAAAGTTGTTGTTTCCAAGATCAAGGAGCCTTAATTCTGTGCAATTTTTCAGGGAGATCAATCCTCCAAGGAAGTTATTATTCCTCAAATGTAATGACAATACTTGCTGTAATGCACCAAATGAGTTTGGTATTTCCCCTGAGAAGTTGTTATTTGCCAGGTTCAGCATTAGCAAACCTTTAGCATGCATCCAACAATTTGGAAGTGTTCCTGATAACTGGTTATGAGACAGGTCAAGGTAAGCCAAGTAACCATTCAATGTGCTACACAATGAAGATACTTTCCCAGAAAGCTTATTTCTAGAGAGAATCAACAAATTTGTACTGGGTGGAAATGGTGGTACTTGACCAGACAACTGATTAGAGCTCAAATCAAATTGAGGAAGGTCATATGCTTTTGATGATAAATTTGGCAAAGTGCCAGGAATGTGATTATTGGACAAATTTAAATATTGTAACTTAGAAAGGTTCCAAAACCACTCAGGGATTTCTTCTGAAATTCCTACATTGGAAATGTCTAGGACAGAAAGATTCTTTTGGGTTTGAAGCCACTGTGGGAATTTTGTCCCCAGCTTGCAAGAAGACATTTTCAGGTACTGCAATTGGAAAGGTGGTATCCAATTCATGCTGAGGTTGAAAGTCAATGAATTATCAGAAACAGCCATGGTTCTTAAATCATAAAGATTTGACATGTGATATTCATTAACTGTGCCATCCAAGGAATTGGAAGAAAGACCAAGATTTTTCAGGCTGGAAAGATTTCCAATACTTTCTGGGAGAATTCCATTAATTTTATTGTGGGAAAAACTAAGATCTTCAAGTGATGGTGCTCCTGAGAAGTCAGGCAATGGTCCACTCAGGTTGTTGAAAGAGACACTGAAGCTAGACAGATGAGGTAATGTTCCCAAACTTTTGGGAAGAGTCCCATTCAATTTATTGGAATTTGCATAAAAGGATTTCAAGGATGTAAAGTTAGCAATATCAGGGAGTGGTCCTGTAAATGAGTTGTTACTTAACTGCAGCAACTCAATGGTATCCTTTGCACAGGATAATTTGTCAACTAAATCTTGAAGCTGGTCAACCAAATTGTTTGAGAACAAATATAATTCTCTTAGCTGACACAGATTCTGGAAAGATTCTGGTATTGGCCCTTGAAGTTCATTATCAGAAAGATCAAGAATTTTCAGAGAAAACATGTTTGCAAATACATTTGGAATTGGGCCTTTCAAATGGTTACCATATAATTGAAGGTTGATAAGGCTACCGCCACTAACATTTCCCACCCATGTGAATATAGAAGAGGAGATATTATTTGAACTGAGATCAATTACCTTAAGAGAAGTTGACAAACTAACATGAGAGAGAGATTTGGGATTGATATATGGAAGCCCACACTCTTCCAAATGAAGTTCTTCAAGAGATGGAAGCTTGCTTACTGATTCTAACCAGTCAACAGCTTTACCAAGGTCAAGAAGTGATAGATCAAGGTATCTTAGAGAAGAAAGGCCAGAAAGCCAACTAAGATAATGGCTACTGATACCAATATTCCAACTTAGATCAAGTGTGTGCAGATTTGAGAGGTTCCCAAGTTGATGAGGAACTGTTCCTTCCCAACCAACACCAATAAGTTTGAGGACCCTTAACAGAGTAAAAGAGCCAATGAAGTCCGGAATTCTTCCACCAAACAAGTTGTCACTAAGGTCTAGATACTCTAGATATTGCAGTTGAAGCAGTGAGGGATTGATCTCACCTATTAAAGGTTGCTGTGCCTGCTTCTCAGAATGAAGATCCAACTTGATGACATGACCAGTTTTGTTGTTGCAAGCTACTCCCCTCCATTTGCAGCAATCTCGCTCAGTTTCCCAAGAGAAAAGGGTGTTTGATTCATCAATAATACCTTGTTTGAATGTGAGAAGTGCTTGCTTCTCTTTTTCTATGCATTTGACCAAATTAGAGCACTGAGCTTGGAGACATATGCTAGTGAAGATAATTGTACACAGAAACCCAATAGGTGTAGTGACAATTGGCTTATGATTTACCTTGCTACTAAACATCATGAAcaattgaaagaagaaaaaccaATCCTTCTTCTCAGTAAATAAAAGCACAGGAAGATATTAAGAGTAATACAGATACAGATAACTCAGGCACATAAAAACACTTCCAATTAGGCTATTTGTATACAGTATACACCACCAAAATTCCTTttgcttcttttgtttttttcttttctctctctttagTCAACCAATGCACCAATGTTGATTTGGCCACACATTTCTTGAGATTAAGAATTATAAGGAAGAAAAAGACGATTAAACAATGAGCCCGAAACATTACAGGAAACAGACCCTTAAGACTTTGAGCCTTAATAGCAAATAAAGAATACAACATGATTAGATTTTGTACATAAATTTAAACAGTTTTCTTCTCATGTATAGAGTTCaaacaattttataatttaacaTATGGAAAACTCAGTCATTGACCGTAAACAAGTGATGAACACTTGTCATAGAATCATAGCCCCTTGACCCCTATATATACGGTTTTCTTTATAACTATAGctcaaaataattataatatgatTCAACAAATGAGATTTCCCAGCGCATATAAtacgggagttgggtttggggcccccctatggggctccccgccccacttaaagtggggaaattactggaacgcccccttttaatagaatacggaagaaacatttccgtattcaatacggaagtcttatatccgtattatattagtatgtaaaccagcaagggtttattcaaacccatttcaaacttcattccgtattttgccaagctcttctcccctcttcaaccttcgatctctgtcgctccccttgcttgaaccgtgtacttgaaaggttccatcatctccatcaaagctcttcacaaccccattctcagaattgaaacctagaggtaaggatttttggattttccccatttaacttgaaattatgttaatcattgaaccctagggtagtcgattgttgcttgtgtagaggtattgttggctgaaatgtcttgaatgtggtttgggtttagggccgatagctcattgtcgttaatggcgtttctgggtaaatacggatcacaggtttccgtattgaatatggaaaatgatattccgtattcagtatggaacatggttttccgtattgaatacggaaaaacgttttccgtattcatctcagaaccaaacccaacacttataattga
This portion of the Lotus japonicus ecotype B-129 chromosome 3, LjGifu_v1.2 genome encodes:
- the LOC130744609 gene encoding uncharacterized protein LOC130744609, which translates into the protein MMFSSKVNHKPIVTTPIGFLCTIIFTSICLQAQCSNLVKCIEKEKQALLTFKQGIIDESNTLFSWETERDCCKWRGVACNNKTGHVIKLDLHSEKQAQQPLIGEINPSLLQLQYLEYLDLSDNLFGGRIPDFIGSFTLLRVLKLIGVGWEGTVPHQLGNLSNLHTLDLSWNIGISSHYLSWLSGLSSLRYLDLSLLDLGKAVDWLESVSKLPSLEELHLEECGLPYINPKSLSHVSLSTSLKVIDLSSNNISSSIFTWVGNVSGGSLINLQLYGNHLKGPIPNVFANMFSLKILDLSDNELQGPIPESFQNLCQLRELYLFSNNLVDQLQDLVDKLSCAKDTIELLQLSNNSFTGPLPDIANFTSLKSFYANSNKLNGTLPKSLGTLPHLSSFSVSFNNLSGPLPDFSGAPSLEDLSFSHNKINGILPESIGNLSSLKNLGLSSNSLDGTVNEYHMSNLYDLRTMAVSDNSLTFNLSMNWIPPFQLQYLKMSSCKLGTKFPQWLQTQKNLSVLDISNVGISEEIPEWFWNLSKLQYLNLSNNHIPGTLPNLSSKAYDLPQFDLSSNQLSGQVPPFPPSTNLLILSRNKLSGKVSSLCSTLNGYLAYLDLSHNQLSGTLPNCWMHAKGLLMLNLANNNFSGEIPNSFGALQQVLSLHLRNNNFLGGLISLKNCTELRLLDLGNNNFSAEIPNWLGGTLTKLVVLRMRTSELYGSIPLSLCHLSALQVLDVSGNNISGALPYCFNNLTALSHNEVSTDLFYSRVTYSLLELNIIDFVNLITKGLEFEYGTDEHRPSIKKVYERRNKRKVTTYSISVSSSIGIRAPSRSCGIDLSMVASRMEARVEAIERFIEVLNRDREEERRNREEDRRIRDEERRERAIEHERVEQRFRNLEAIVATMTRRRAGEHGDSDGEQERRRMEEERTVNGGQPGSVRDEADARENLQRTANAQTERWRKLDIPVFQGEEDAYSWIQKLERYFRLKGATEEEKVQAIMVALDGKALSWYQWWETCNQVTTWTKFKEAMLERFQLTSNASPFAALLALKQEGSVEEFVGQFERFAGMLKGIDEEHYMDIFVNGLKEEIAAEIKLYEPKSLTIMVKKALMVEQKNLAVSKAGIGSTSRYNSSFKPPFRSTTFQKSVQIDTGQKSGSGSVTQGTVQSSSGSVNERVGGKPARGGVYRKLTGEEMKEKLRKGECFRCDEKFGPNHICKNKQFRGISSRKSLKVWGKLKGTAIVVLVDCGATHNFISQSLAREMELQITETPAYTVEVGDGHVVKSKGVCKNLSVQIQGFVVTQDFFLFGLRGVDVVLGLEWLAGLGDIKANFEELTLKFKLGNKKVVLKGEPELLKKRASMNALVKAIQQQGEGYVLQYQMLEKEVAKAEETPELLKAVLSDFPALFAAPTELPPQRRHDHAIHLKEGASIPNIRPYRYPHYQKNEIEKLVAEMLNAGIIRPSISPYSSPVILVRKKDGSWRFCVDYRALNKITVPNKFPIPVIDELLDEIGPARVFSKIDLKSGYHQIMMKAEDVEKTAFRTHEGHYEFLVMPFGLTNAPSTFQSLMNEVLRPVLRKCALVFFDDILIYSLTMEEHVVHLTQVLQLMDQHDLKINGKKSVFGRGQIEYLGHVLSAGTVAADPKKLEAMWLWPVPKDLKSLRGFLGLTGYYRRFVKDYGKIARPLTQLLKKDSFQWGPSPQQAFEALKHTLTEIPTLAVPDFSKVFVLETDASGTGLGAVLTQEGKPLAFWSATLSDRSQAKSVYERELMAVVRAVQRWRHYLLGRHFIIRTDQKSLKFLTEQQVVGEGQFKWISKLSGYDFEIQYKPGKDNSAADAMSRRSSYCALSVLKAHKGYTLKDHRLFYKGKLVLSKQSYRIPILCKEFHASLLGGHSGFFRTYRRLAAVVYWEGMKSDIRDFVAECDTCQRNKFDNLSPAGLLQPLPVPTQVWTDVSMDFIGGLPKSNGKDTILVVVDRLTKYAHFIPLRHPFTAPEVAALFLHEVVRLHGFPTTIVSDRDSLFLSSFWKELFRVSGTQLKFSSAYHPQTDGQTEVVNRCLEVYLRCLTGSRPRKWVTCLPWAEFWFNSNYNRSAKMSPFQALYGREPPVLLQGTTIPSKIAAVNDLQVGRDELLSDLRANLLKSQDMMRTCANKKRRDVDYQIGDEVFLKLQPYRRRSLAKKMNEKLSPRYYGPYPIVAKIGAVAYRLELPAHSRVHPVFHVSLLKKAVGTNFQPQPLPAALNEDHELLVEPETVLAVRETTMGQIEVLIQWHSLPACENSWESAAQLHEAFPDFPLEDKLAWLVVSVRVQLANSVNSCDSVRATEYSISVSSSGTNLKFMRIIDISSNNLSGEFPNITSLVGLVSLNLSGNNLIGKVPDNIGQLVMLESLDLSSNHLVGEIPRSLSGLYFLSHLNISFNNLSGRIPLGTQLQSFDASAYIGNKGLCGPPLIEACPGDEGSSNPALSSDNQRNDVEGDESGLISLGFYVSLSIGFISGFWGVCLSFIFNASWRHAYFRLLDKVNDWMYVKAALFRKRIRQRLTI